One Blattabacterium cuenoti genomic window carries:
- the idi gene encoding isopentenyl-diphosphate Delta-isomerase: protein MKIKRKNNEDLIPLIGMKNKIIGFEKKEKIHIKGLLHSAVSVFIFNLENNLMLQKRSTNKYHSSLLWTNTCCSHPKKNESVLKAAHRCLIEEMGFDCFLEHKFNFTYHGLLSNGLIENELDHVFVGVYEKSPIINSQEVDNWKWISLNELIENIYAYPDSYTIWLKIIVKNYLSQLKCIKI, encoded by the coding sequence ATGAAAATAAAAAGAAAAAATAACGAAGATCTTATTCCTTTAATAGGAATGAAAAATAAAATTATAGGATTTGAAAAAAAAGAAAAAATTCATATAAAAGGATTGCTACATAGCGCTGTTTCTGTTTTTATTTTTAATCTAGAAAACAATTTAATGCTACAAAAAAGATCAACAAATAAATATCATTCTTCTTTACTTTGGACTAATACCTGTTGTAGTCATCCTAAAAAAAATGAGTCTGTTTTAAAAGCAGCACATCGTTGTTTAATAGAAGAAATGGGTTTTGACTGTTTTTTAGAACACAAATTTAATTTTACTTACCATGGACTTTTAAGTAATGGTTTAATAGAAAATGAATTAGATCATGTTTTTGTTGGTGTCTATGAAAAATCTCCAATTATAAATTCTCAAGAGGTAGATAATTGGAAATGGATTTCATTAAATGAATTAATTGAAAATATTTATGCTTATCCGGATTCCTATACCATTTGGTTAAAAATTATTGTTAAAAATTATTTAAGTCAATTAAAATGTATTAAAATATGA
- the nusB gene encoding transcription antitermination factor NusB, which produces MSIRRHFRIRSLQFLYAQHLSKMDSNEVEKNMLRSIEFLHHLYIFLLYLILKIRENALKKYTCDNDQTDIIKKIAFNSVIKILSKNKYLIEECRYTKNFVEILWNQQDKYIFIFLKEMKKSNSYKECSIKTRSSFEEEKRFIIKCYKNFVIPNRTLIEYIEDLYFFHGEEDLYIAHNMVCKTLQFINHSTPKNFKLYNIYNNNENKKFIIDLYRNTIFHKEEFNNLINDISNNWDIERIAIIDLIILQMAICEFLYFPNIPPKATMNEYIEITKIFCMEKSKVFINGILDQIYKFLYKKNKIFKIGKGLM; this is translated from the coding sequence ATGTCAATAAGACGGCACTTTAGAATAAGAAGTTTACAATTTTTATATGCTCAACATTTATCTAAAATGGATTCAAATGAAGTTGAAAAAAATATGCTTAGAAGTATTGAATTTTTACATCATCTATATATTTTCCTTCTTTATTTAATCTTAAAAATTAGAGAAAATGCTTTAAAAAAATACACATGTGATAATGATCAAACAGACATCATAAAAAAAATTGCATTTAACTCAGTAATAAAAATATTATCTAAAAATAAATATTTAATAGAGGAATGTCGCTATACAAAAAATTTTGTAGAAATTTTATGGAATCAACAAGACAAATATATTTTTATCTTTCTGAAAGAAATGAAAAAATCAAATTCTTACAAAGAATGTTCTATAAAAACCCGTTCTTCTTTTGAAGAAGAAAAAAGATTTATAATAAAATGCTATAAAAATTTTGTTATACCGAATAGAACATTAATAGAATACATAGAAGATTTATATTTCTTTCATGGAGAAGAAGATCTGTATATTGCTCATAATATGGTATGTAAAACTTTACAATTTATTAATCACTCTACTCCTAAAAATTTCAAATTATATAATATTTATAATAATAATGAAAATAAAAAATTTATTATCGATTTATATAGAAATACAATTTTTCATAAAGAAGAATTTAATAATTTAATTAATGATATATCAAATAATTGGGATATAGAAAGAATAGCAATTATAGATTTAATTATATTGCAAATGGCTATTTGTGAATTTTTATATTTTCCAAATATACCACCTAAAGCAACTATGAACGAGTACATAGAAATTACAAAAATATTTTGTATGGAGAAAAGTAAAGTTTTTATAAATGGAATATTAGACCAAATATATAAGTTTTTATATAAAAAAAATAAAATATTTAAAATAGGAAAAGGACTCATGTAA
- the gcvT gene encoding glycine cleavage system aminomethyltransferase GcvT, which translates to MNKDFIKKTILFDNHIDLGAKMICYSGFYMPIQYTSSLTEHMFVRNNAGIFDVSHMGKLILKGKHSGKLIQYLTTNDICKIQIGQAQYTCLINDKGGIIDDLVIYKILENKFLLIVNATNIEKNKKWINDHIKKHEYFDTELIDTSLKYSILAIQGPLSLFYAQKLTNIPLNRISYYHFEIGVFSGIKNVLISCTGYTGSKGIEIYVSNENVEKIWNDVLEIGKSKIIPCGIASRDSLRLEMGYRLYGQDLSEEITPIEANLSWIIKFEKKFIAKKILQKQKKEKKHKKFISFIIENKNTIPRKGHLLIDENETTIGYVSSGGYSPVLKKSIGLGYLINQIKTNKIFVLIRKKRISIKTVKLPFIKIQN; encoded by the coding sequence ATGAACAAAGATTTTATAAAAAAAACAATTTTATTTGATAATCACATAGATTTGGGCGCTAAAATGATCTGCTATTCTGGATTTTACATGCCTATTCAATATACTTCTTCATTAACAGAACATATGTTTGTAAGAAACAATGCTGGAATTTTTGATGTAAGTCATATGGGAAAATTGATTTTGAAAGGAAAACATTCCGGGAAACTCATTCAATATCTAACGACAAATGATATTTGTAAAATCCAAATTGGCCAAGCTCAATATACTTGTTTAATTAATGATAAAGGGGGGATTATAGATGACTTAGTTATTTATAAAATTTTGGAAAACAAATTTTTACTAATAGTTAATGCAACTAATATTGAAAAAAATAAAAAATGGATAAATGATCATATTAAAAAACATGAATATTTCGATACAGAATTAATAGACACTTCTCTAAAATATTCTATTTTAGCTATACAAGGACCTTTATCTTTATTTTATGCTCAGAAATTAACAAATATTCCATTAAATCGAATTTCTTATTACCACTTTGAAATAGGAGTATTTTCTGGAATAAAAAATGTATTAATTTCTTGTACAGGATATACAGGATCTAAAGGAATAGAAATTTATGTTTCCAATGAAAATGTAGAGAAAATATGGAATGATGTTTTAGAGATAGGAAAATCTAAAATCATCCCTTGCGGGATAGCTAGTAGAGATTCATTGAGATTAGAAATGGGGTATCGTTTGTATGGACAAGATCTTTCTGAAGAAATAACTCCTATAGAAGCAAATTTATCCTGGATAATTAAATTCGAAAAAAAATTTATAGCGAAAAAAATATTACAAAAACAAAAAAAAGAAAAAAAGCATAAAAAATTTATATCCTTTATTATTGAAAATAAAAATACAATTCCGAGGAAAGGACATTTATTAATAGATGAAAATGAAACAACTATTGGTTATGTCTCTTCTGGAGGTTATTCTCCAGTTTTAAAAAAAAGTATTGGATTAGGATATTTAATAAATCAAATCAAAACAAATAAAATATTTGTTCTCATAAGAAAAAAAAGGATTTCCATCAAAACAGTTAAATTACCTTTTATTAAAATTCAAAACTGA
- a CDS encoding NAD(P)/FAD-dependent oxidoreductase, giving the protein MNIPPKVNNLKRVVIIGAGFAGLQVAKKLRRDKFQVILIDKNNYHTFQPLLYQVATAGLEPDSIAHSIRNVIKKTKNFFFRLAFVHYINTKKQKIYTNVGSLSYDYLILATGSVTNYFGNKNIESFALPMKSIPEALNLRSLILQDFESALLTKNDKEKKRLMTFVIVGGGPTGVELAGALAEMKRYILPHDYPDLDIRYMNIHLLQATSRLLDGMSKESAKQAYKNLKELGVIIWLNCLVKDYDGEIVFMEKNKKIESSNVIWAAGVKGAIIKGFLKEDIEGNRILVDNYLRAKRYENIFAIGDIAYMNGNKHYPNGHPMTAQPAIQQGNYLAKNFNCFLDDNKNMKPFIYKNLGSMATIGRNKAVCDFPYLKLKGFLAWIVWMFIHLVSLVGFRNRVIALTNWIIQYFHYNKSVRLIIRPFYRKKKLFENKLR; this is encoded by the coding sequence ATGAATATACCGCCAAAAGTAAATAACCTAAAAAGAGTCGTTATTATTGGTGCTGGTTTTGCTGGATTACAAGTAGCGAAAAAATTAAGAAGAGATAAGTTTCAAGTAATTCTTATAGATAAAAATAATTATCATACTTTTCAACCCTTATTATATCAAGTAGCTACAGCAGGGTTAGAACCAGATTCTATAGCGCATTCTATTAGAAATGTTATTAAAAAAACAAAAAATTTTTTCTTTAGATTAGCTTTTGTCCATTATATTAATACAAAAAAACAGAAAATTTACACAAATGTGGGGAGTTTATCCTATGATTATTTAATTCTGGCTACGGGATCAGTTACTAATTATTTTGGAAATAAAAATATTGAATCTTTTGCTTTACCTATGAAATCTATTCCAGAAGCTTTGAATTTAAGAAGTCTTATCCTACAAGATTTTGAATCTGCATTATTAACAAAAAATGATAAGGAGAAAAAAAGACTTATGACTTTTGTTATTGTAGGAGGAGGACCTACTGGAGTGGAATTAGCTGGAGCTTTAGCTGAAATGAAAAGATATATATTGCCACATGATTATCCTGATTTAGATATACGATATATGAACATTCACTTATTACAAGCTACTTCTAGATTATTAGATGGAATGTCCAAAGAGTCCGCTAAACAAGCCTATAAGAATTTAAAAGAATTAGGTGTTATTATTTGGTTAAATTGTTTGGTAAAAGACTATGATGGAGAAATAGTTTTTATGGAAAAAAATAAAAAAATAGAATCTTCTAATGTAATATGGGCTGCAGGAGTAAAAGGAGCTATTATAAAGGGTTTTTTAAAAGAAGATATAGAAGGGAATAGAATTTTAGTAGATAACTATCTTAGAGCTAAGAGATATGAAAATATTTTTGCGATTGGAGATATAGCTTATATGAATGGAAATAAACATTATCCTAATGGTCATCCTATGACGGCTCAACCTGCTATACAACAGGGAAATTACTTAGCTAAAAATTTTAATTGTTTCTTAGATGATAATAAAAACATGAAACCTTTTATTTATAAAAACTTAGGTTCCATGGCTACTATTGGAAGAAATAAAGCTGTGTGTGATTTCCCTTATTTAAAATTAAAAGGATTCTTAGCATGGATTGTTTGGATGTTTATTCATTTGGTCAGTTTAGTAGGTTTCAGAAATAGGGTAATAGCTTTAACAAATTGGATTATTCAATATTTTCATTACAATAAAAGTGTACGTTTAATTATAAGACCATTTTATAGAAAAAAAAAATTATTTGAAAACAAGTTGAGATAA
- a CDS encoding chorismate-binding protein: MSIEISVFSLYKKIIRNYYKHNNFILFRKPYDKKIFFYSHYAHYDCNSIRGNFFLIQNFNQDYAIKIYPKQIYYVNIQGFYKKQDFHSSFWEKNSSFLTYSYEYQNLIKKAIKNIKKGFFKKVVLSRYLKISFRNFHFKNTFLKLICAYPNALISFWYDFRHGFWMGCSPELLMKCYNNKLKVSSLAGTTWENNKWTKKEIEEHEIVTRYILDLLKSYKGSIHIKNTKTIKIGYLKHLETPIHFLFYNQPDYYDLLNRLYPTPSICGFPKKESLDFIHKNEGYKRNFYTGYIGTVNHNNMELYLNLRCIRIKKDKREMTLYAGSGITIDSNLHQEYIETENKIKSILSQLVFK, from the coding sequence ATGTCAATAGAAATTAGTGTTTTTTCTCTATACAAGAAAATTATAAGAAATTATTATAAACATAATAATTTTATTCTTTTTAGAAAACCCTATGATAAAAAGATATTTTTTTATTCCCATTATGCCCATTATGATTGTAACTCTATAAGAGGAAACTTTTTCTTAATTCAAAATTTCAATCAAGATTATGCCATAAAAATATACCCAAAACAAATATATTATGTGAATATACAAGGATTTTATAAAAAACAAGATTTTCATTCTTCTTTTTGGGAAAAGAATTCTTCTTTTTTGACGTATTCTTATGAATATCAAAATTTGATAAAAAAAGCTATTAAAAATATAAAAAAAGGGTTTTTTAAAAAAGTCGTTTTATCCAGATATCTAAAAATTTCTTTCCGAAATTTTCACTTCAAAAATACATTTTTAAAATTAATTTGTGCTTATCCCAATGCTTTAATTAGCTTTTGGTATGATTTTAGACATGGATTTTGGATGGGATGTTCTCCTGAATTGCTAATGAAATGTTATAACAATAAATTAAAAGTTTCATCTTTAGCAGGAACTACTTGGGAAAATAATAAATGGACTAAAAAAGAAATAGAAGAACATGAAATTGTAACAAGATATATCCTTGATTTACTAAAATCTTATAAAGGCTCTATTCATATAAAAAATACTAAAACTATAAAAATAGGATATTTAAAACACTTAGAAACCCCAATTCATTTTTTATTTTATAATCAACCTGATTATTATGACTTATTAAATCGTTTATATCCAACTCCTTCTATATGTGGGTTTCCCAAAAAAGAATCTTTAGATTTCATTCATAAAAATGAAGGATATAAAAGAAATTTTTATACTGGATATATCGGTACAGTAAACCATAATAACATGGAATTGTATCTTAATTTAAGATGTATAAGAATCAAAAAAGATAAAAGAGAAATGACTTTATATGCTGGTAGCGGAATTACTATAGATAGTAATCTTCATCAAGAGTACATAGAAACAGAAAATAAAATCAAAAGTATTTTATCTCAACTTGTTTTCAAATAA
- a CDS encoding MATE family efflux transporter has translation MVGVLGKQALASVSLANAVFFITIIFGLGISTSISSLIASVDAKQEYKKGAIIFHHGLIINFFLSVFMYGLIHIFFYIFPYLGQPEDILNETISFLKIVSISFIPCMIFEVFRKFSEGLSLVFPGLIITWISASLNIVLNYVFLYGKYGCPKLGTIGVAYATLISRVIMLIGIFILLHKYKKVHNYYNKLKYFFLEKKYIKKILKIGIPSGLQMLFEVSAFAISSFISGKCGIKVLAAHQIVISLVSSTFLLSTGLSVTATIRIGNQLALKNYLELKRIGKSIFFMGIIFMLICSFLFIFFRSDIPYIYIKNDDEVIQLAEKMIVIASFFQLSDGLQGIILGALRGLQDVHIPMWISFFSYWIIAIPTAWFLSIKMGGIGVWIGLGLGLTVSAMLLFIRYNTVIKRLIKKIQ, from the coding sequence ATGGTTGGTGTTTTAGGGAAACAAGCTTTAGCTTCAGTTTCATTGGCTAATGCTGTCTTTTTTATTACAATCATTTTTGGATTAGGAATATCTACAAGTATTTCTTCTTTAATTGCATCTGTAGATGCAAAACAAGAATATAAAAAAGGGGCTATCATTTTCCATCATGGATTAATTATAAATTTTTTTTTATCTGTATTTATGTATGGATTAATACATATATTTTTTTATATTTTTCCTTATTTAGGACAGCCTGAAGACATCTTGAATGAGACCATCTCTTTTTTGAAAATAGTATCTATTTCTTTTATACCTTGTATGATATTCGAAGTATTTAGAAAATTTTCAGAAGGATTATCTCTAGTATTTCCAGGGTTAATTATAACTTGGATATCCGCTAGTTTAAACATTGTATTAAATTATGTATTTCTTTACGGAAAATATGGTTGTCCCAAATTGGGAACTATTGGCGTCGCTTATGCGACCTTAATATCTCGTGTTATTATGTTGATAGGAATTTTCATTTTATTGCATAAATACAAAAAAGTACATAATTACTATAATAAACTAAAATATTTTTTCTTAGAAAAAAAATATATAAAAAAAATATTAAAAATAGGAATTCCCTCTGGATTACAGATGTTATTTGAAGTAAGTGCTTTTGCCATTTCTTCTTTTATATCAGGAAAATGTGGAATTAAAGTATTGGCTGCTCATCAAATAGTTATTAGTTTAGTTTCTTCCACTTTTCTTCTTAGTACAGGCCTTTCTGTAACTGCTACAATTAGAATAGGAAATCAGTTAGCTTTAAAAAATTATTTAGAATTAAAAAGGATAGGAAAATCTATTTTTTTTATGGGAATTATTTTTATGTTAATTTGTAGTTTTTTATTTATTTTCTTTCGAAGTGATATCCCTTATATTTACATAAAAAATGATGATGAAGTTATTCAACTAGCGGAAAAAATGATTGTTATTGCTAGCTTTTTTCAATTATCTGATGGATTACAAGGAATTATTCTGGGAGCATTAAGAGGATTACAAGATGTTCATATCCCTATGTGGATTAGCTTTTTTTCTTACTGGATTATTGCTATACCTACAGCATGGTTTCTATCCATAAAAATGGGGGGAATAGGAGTGTGGATTGGGTTAGGATTAGGATTAACTGTATCCGCCATGTTACTATTTATAAGATATAATACTGTAATTAAAAGACTCATAAAAAAAATACAATAA
- a CDS encoding 30S ribosomal protein THX, with product MGKGDKKTRRGKIRNKTYGNLRPNPRNANKKKKKK from the coding sequence ATGGGAAAAGGAGATAAAAAAACTAGAAGAGGAAAAATAAGAAACAAAACCTATGGAAATCTTCGTCCAAATCCAAGAAATGCTAATAAAAAAAAGAAAAAAAAATAA
- the coaE gene encoding dephospho-CoA kinase (Dephospho-CoA kinase (CoaE) performs the final step in coenzyme A biosynthesis.), which translates to MAKKIKLIGITGRIGSGKSLFSSFFKKKGIPVYSSDQRGKILMNQIEIIKKNIIKSFGQDSYKKNKINKTFLSKIVFKNSMALKFLCSIVHPWISLDFKQWMSAQKKNTYAIKESAVLFESRSYKECDFIITIISRQKDMIERIIKRDNLNENQITDRLNNQISNRIREKKSNLIIKNYLSTYHLKNEADRVHELLKKLII; encoded by the coding sequence ATGGCAAAAAAAATAAAATTAATAGGAATAACAGGAAGAATAGGATCTGGTAAAAGTTTATTTTCTTCTTTTTTCAAAAAAAAAGGAATACCTGTATATTCCTCAGATCAAAGAGGAAAAATATTAATGAATCAAATAGAAATTATAAAAAAAAATATTATAAAATCTTTTGGTCAAGATTCTTATAAAAAAAATAAAATTAATAAAACTTTTTTATCTAAAATAGTTTTCAAAAATTCTATGGCCCTGAAATTTTTATGTAGCATTGTCCATCCATGGATATCACTTGATTTTAAACAATGGATGTCAGCCCAAAAAAAAAATACATATGCAATAAAAGAATCAGCTGTATTGTTTGAAAGTAGAAGCTACAAAGAATGTGATTTTATTATAACTATAATTTCACGCCAAAAAGACATGATTGAAAGAATAATAAAAAGAGATAATTTAAATGAAAATCAAATTACAGATCGTCTAAACAATCAAATATCTAATAGAATAAGAGAAAAGAAATCCAACCTAATAATTAAAAATTACTTATCCACATATCATTTAAAAAATGAAGCAGATAGAGTACATGAATTGTTAAAAAAACTAATTATATAA
- a CDS encoding zinc metallopeptidase produces MTYYFIIGTTFLASVIVNAILRNKFRAYSKLYLHSHMSGKEIAEKMLMDHGISDVHVLSVEGELTDHYNPINKTINLSEKVYNDRTAASIAIAAHECGHALQHRLGYHLLKLRNHLVPILNLSSKFVNLAIMSGLTIFYSSGGKDSLILKLGIGLFLLVVVFSFITLPIELDASNRALTWIRNKNVVNHQEYNKAKESLNWAAMTYVISALGSLAQLVYFLSFITGKKDEHF; encoded by the coding sequence ATGACTTACTATTTTATTATAGGGACTACTTTTTTGGCAAGTGTTATTGTCAATGCAATATTAAGAAATAAGTTTAGGGCTTACTCTAAACTTTATTTACATTCACATATGAGTGGAAAAGAAATAGCAGAAAAAATGTTAATGGATCATGGAATATCTGACGTTCATGTTCTTTCTGTAGAAGGAGAATTGACAGATCACTATAACCCTATTAATAAAACAATTAATTTAAGTGAAAAAGTTTATAATGATAGAACGGCTGCTTCTATTGCAATAGCGGCCCATGAATGTGGACATGCTTTGCAACATAGATTAGGTTATCATTTATTAAAATTGCGAAATCATTTAGTCCCCATTTTAAATTTAAGTTCTAAATTTGTAAATTTAGCAATAATGTCTGGATTAACTATTTTTTACAGTTCAGGAGGAAAAGATTCTTTGATTCTAAAATTAGGAATAGGATTATTTCTTTTAGTTGTAGTTTTTTCTTTTATTACATTACCAATAGAATTGGACGCAAGTAATAGAGCTTTGACTTGGATTAGAAATAAAAATGTAGTAAATCATCAAGAATACAATAAAGCAAAAGAATCACTAAATTGGGCAGCTATGACTTATGTAATTTCTGCCTTGGGTAGTTTAGCTCAATTGGTGTATTTTTTGTCTTTTATTACTGGAAAAAAAGATGAACATTTTTAG
- a CDS encoding hotdog fold thioesterase, protein MKKKIQELLNELNNLKKNTLINIMQIQFIFLSPKLNTLIAKMPVTHKVYQPFGYLHGGAVVILAESVGSSISFVNMKNEKKNNFHVFSIEVSANHVRSMKNGILFAEAKILHKGNTLHFVQVNIFDKKKNIISFCKLTNIIKTNHVNRN, encoded by the coding sequence ATGAAAAAAAAAATTCAAGAATTATTAAATGAATTGAATAATTTAAAAAAAAACACATTAATAAACATAATGCAAATTCAATTTATTTTTTTATCTCCTAAATTAAACACTCTGATAGCAAAAATGCCTGTAACTCATAAAGTTTATCAGCCTTTTGGATATCTACATGGAGGGGCCGTTGTGATTCTAGCTGAAAGCGTTGGAAGTTCTATTTCTTTTGTAAACATGAAAAATGAAAAAAAAAACAATTTTCATGTTTTTAGTATTGAAGTTTCTGCAAATCACGTTCGATCCATGAAAAATGGAATTTTGTTTGCAGAAGCTAAAATTTTACATAAAGGAAATACTTTGCATTTTGTTCAAGTTAATATTTTTGACAAAAAAAAAAATATCATTAGTTTTTGTAAACTGACTAATATCATAAAAACAAACCATGTCAATAGAAATTAG
- the yajC gene encoding preprotein translocase subunit YajC, with product MFFSLQQNSIANTICMFVLIFIIFYFFMIRPQIKKQKIEKQFQENLKKGNYIVTNSGIHGKIIDITDNFCILETITGKIKLEKNTISKELTQLRYTNNSK from the coding sequence ATGTTTTTTTCATTACAACAAAATTCTATTGCAAACACCATTTGTATGTTTGTATTGATTTTCATTATATTTTATTTTTTTATGATACGTCCTCAAATAAAAAAACAAAAAATTGAAAAACAGTTTCAGGAAAATTTAAAAAAAGGAAATTATATAGTGACAAATTCAGGAATACATGGTAAAATTATAGATATAACAGATAATTTTTGTATACTAGAAACTATTACAGGAAAAATAAAACTTGAAAAAAATACAATTTCAAAAGAATTAACTCAATTACGTTATACTAATAATAGTAAATAG
- a CDS encoding DEAD/DEAH box helicase yields the protein MKTFKEYNFFNDNIIQAIEDIGFKYPTQIQEKVIPFLLSSEKDVIALAQTGTGKTAAFGLPIIQKLNFKSTFPQALILCPTRELCIQITRDLCRFSKFSSFIKIVSLYGGANINSQIKSLKNKIHIIVGTPGRIIDLIKRKKLFFDSIQYLVLDEADEMLNMGFKDELDYIVEKLPKKRQSLLFSATMSKYMNVIAHKYLIDPVEIITGKKNIGPDDVKHVYYIIENLNKKYLALKRIVDINPDIYGIIFCGTKKETKEISESLIKDGYNADALYGDLSQTQRESVMNRFRNRNLQFLVATDVAARGLDVNNITHVINYNLPKESETYVHRSGRTGRAGNVGISVCIIQTKEIRNLKEFEKKIGKNFDRVMVPTGEEICEKQLFHFIDKIKKVVVDEELMKKFLPEIQKNLEFLDKRELIKRFSWIGFNHFINFYKNSKDLNPISFSSKKNYNFLYDKKRILSKSKIKKSKKESFSKLFLNIGYKDNLTKLGLINLINQAANNSHINIGHIEILSNFSLFEVEKRYRKKILIGMSKINHMGRPISIEIKN from the coding sequence ATGAAAACATTTAAAGAATATAATTTTTTTAACGATAATATAATTCAAGCTATAGAAGATATTGGTTTTAAATATCCAACCCAGATACAAGAAAAAGTAATCCCTTTTTTATTGTCTTCAGAAAAAGATGTTATAGCATTGGCTCAAACTGGAACAGGAAAAACAGCTGCTTTCGGATTACCAATTATTCAAAAATTAAATTTTAAGTCTACCTTTCCTCAAGCTTTGATTTTATGTCCTACAAGAGAATTATGTATACAAATAACACGTGATCTTTGTCGTTTTTCAAAATTTTCATCGTTTATAAAAATTGTTTCTTTATATGGAGGCGCTAATATCAATTCTCAAATAAAATCTTTAAAAAACAAAATTCATATTATAGTAGGAACTCCAGGAAGAATTATCGATTTAATCAAAAGAAAAAAATTATTTTTTGATAGCATTCAATATTTAGTGCTTGATGAAGCGGATGAAATGTTGAACATGGGATTTAAAGATGAATTAGATTACATAGTGGAAAAATTACCAAAAAAAAGACAAAGTCTTTTATTTTCAGCAACAATGTCTAAATATATGAACGTAATAGCTCATAAATATTTAATAGATCCTGTAGAAATTATCACAGGAAAAAAAAATATAGGCCCCGATGATGTTAAACATGTTTATTATATAATAGAAAATTTAAATAAAAAATATTTAGCTCTAAAAAGAATTGTGGACATCAATCCTGATATTTATGGGATCATATTTTGTGGAACAAAAAAAGAAACTAAAGAGATATCTGAATCTTTAATTAAAGATGGTTATAATGCTGATGCTTTATATGGAGATCTTTCGCAAACACAACGTGAATCTGTTATGAATAGATTTAGAAATAGAAATTTACAATTTCTTGTCGCAACAGATGTTGCCGCTCGTGGATTAGATGTGAATAATATTACTCATGTTATTAATTATAATCTTCCGAAGGAAAGTGAGACTTATGTTCATAGAAGTGGTCGTACTGGAAGAGCTGGAAATGTGGGAATTTCTGTTTGTATTATTCAAACCAAAGAAATTAGAAATTTAAAAGAATTTGAAAAAAAAATAGGAAAAAATTTTGATCGTGTCATGGTTCCTACTGGAGAAGAAATATGCGAAAAACAACTATTCCATTTTATAGATAAGATAAAAAAAGTAGTTGTAGATGAAGAACTTATGAAAAAATTTCTTCCTGAAATACAAAAAAATTTAGAATTTCTTGATAAGAGAGAATTAATTAAACGTTTTTCCTGGATAGGATTTAATCATTTTATAAATTTTTATAAAAATTCCAAAGATTTAAATCCTATTTCTTTTTCTTCTAAAAAGAACTATAACTTTTTATACGATAAAAAAAGGATTTTATCAAAGTCAAAAATAAAAAAATCAAAAAAAGAATCTTTTTCAAAGCTTTTTTTGAATATAGGATATAAAGATAATTTGACAAAATTAGGATTGATAAATTTAATCAACCAAGCTGCAAACAATTCACATATTAATATTGGACACATAGAAATTTTATCAAATTTTTCACTATTTGAAGTGGAAAAACGTTATAGAAAGAAAATATTAATAGGAATGAGCAAAATCAATCATATGGGAAGACCTATTTCGATAGAAATTAAAAACTAG
- a CDS encoding 6-pyruvoyl trahydropterin synthase family protein, giving the protein MIATINRKGYFSAAHRLYNDHWNDQKNIEIFGKCAYSNYHGHNYEYIVSLTGEIDPETGFVFNLQKLKYILYDEVERIFDHKNINLDIQEFSSINPTIENIAIFIWDKINQKISSNLDLKITLYETKNNFVEYNGK; this is encoded by the coding sequence ATGATAGCAACCATAAATAGAAAAGGATATTTTAGTGCCGCACATAGACTTTACAATGACCATTGGAATGATCAAAAAAATATTGAAATATTTGGAAAATGTGCGTATTCAAATTATCATGGACATAATTACGAATATATTGTAAGTCTTACAGGAGAGATAGACCCAGAAACTGGATTCGTTTTTAATTTGCAAAAACTGAAATATATTCTTTATGATGAGGTGGAAAGAATTTTTGATCATAAAAATATAAATTTAGATATTCAAGAATTCTCATCTATCAATCCCACTATAGAAAATATAGCTATTTTCATATGGGATAAAATCAATCAAAAAATATCTTCTAATTTAGACTTAAAAATAACTCTGTACGAAACAAAGAATAATTTTGTTGAATATAACGGAAAATAA